The Caproicibacterium lactatifermentans genome contains a region encoding:
- the cbiM gene encoding cobalt transporter CbiM produces the protein MHIPDNYLSPQTCAVMAAAMVPAWIVSVKKVKKEIPKEKLPLMGVAAAFSFISMMFNIPIPGGTTGHAVGGTLIALLLGPYAACISVSVALLLQALIFGDGGVLSFGANCFNMAFVLPFVGYAVATFISSRQKKKGKHILGAAVGSYLGINAAALCAAIEFGIQPMLFRDTAGKAMYCPYGLNISLPAMLIGHLTLFGLAEVVFTVGVLLFVQKTSPNLRTDQHRSETTQTPLPLRILLGALVVLTPLGLLAEGTAWGEWGENEIAAAGAGFTPSGMTSGLHYGALLPDYSVAGLPEWFGYMLSAVIGVAALIIIFKLISSAHRSPVAES, from the coding sequence ATGCATATTCCGGACAATTACTTAAGCCCACAGACCTGTGCGGTTATGGCCGCCGCAATGGTACCCGCATGGATTGTATCTGTTAAAAAGGTGAAAAAGGAAATTCCAAAGGAAAAGCTGCCGCTGATGGGCGTTGCCGCGGCATTTTCTTTCATCAGCATGATGTTCAATATTCCGATTCCTGGCGGAACCACAGGCCATGCTGTAGGAGGTACCCTCATCGCACTCCTTTTAGGGCCGTATGCGGCCTGTATATCAGTCAGCGTTGCTCTGCTGCTGCAGGCATTGATTTTTGGGGACGGCGGTGTCCTGAGTTTCGGAGCAAACTGCTTTAATATGGCATTTGTTCTGCCGTTCGTCGGGTATGCTGTTGCAACGTTCATCAGCAGCAGACAAAAAAAGAAGGGAAAACACATTCTTGGTGCAGCGGTTGGTTCCTATCTTGGCATCAATGCAGCGGCGCTGTGTGCGGCGATTGAGTTCGGCATTCAGCCCATGCTGTTCCGGGACACTGCGGGCAAAGCCATGTACTGCCCCTATGGTTTGAACATTTCCCTTCCGGCCATGCTGATTGGGCATTTAACACTCTTCGGTTTGGCGGAAGTGGTCTTTACCGTTGGCGTACTGCTTTTTGTACAAAAAACTTCCCCGAACCTGCGAACAGACCAGCACCGCAGCGAAACCACCCAAACGCCGCTCCCACTGCGCATTCTGCTGGGCGCGCTGGTTGTTCTGACACCCCTTGGGCTGCTCGCCGAAGGAACCGCATGGGGCGAATGGGGCGAAAATGAAATCGCCGCGGCAGGCGCAGGTTTTACGCCCTCCGGCATGACGTCCGGCCTGCACTACGGTGCCTTGCTGCCGGACTACTCCGTTGCGGGGCTGCCAGAATGGTTCGGCTATATGTTGTCGGCTGTCATAGGCGTTGCCGCACTTATCATTATTTTTAAGCTGATTTCCAGTGCACACAGAAGTCCCGTAGCGGAATCCTGA
- a CDS encoding energy-coupling factor ABC transporter ATP-binding protein has protein sequence MIQLDDVSFSYQGTTAVSHVTYRFEMGKCYVLHGPNGCGKSTLFRILNGLDFPTSGRYLLDGEEITEKKMKKPEFARAFHKKIGYVFQTSEVQLFTKSVEDEIAFGLIQLGLPDSEVQKRVEKYIQLLHLQPIRRRAPFNLSGGEKKRTALAAVLAMEPPVLILDEPISGLDDEGQEWITRFISGMKSPDKLMIVATHNRTFTQRIADVEVLMNRDHCFEQSRPLENGAETEL, from the coding sequence ATGATTCAATTAGACGACGTCAGTTTCTCCTATCAGGGAACCACCGCTGTCAGCCATGTGACCTACCGCTTTGAAATGGGAAAGTGTTATGTACTGCACGGTCCCAACGGATGCGGAAAATCCACCCTGTTTCGTATTTTAAATGGGCTGGATTTTCCCACCTCCGGAAGGTACCTGCTCGATGGAGAAGAAATAACAGAAAAGAAAATGAAAAAGCCGGAATTTGCCCGGGCGTTTCATAAAAAAATCGGCTATGTGTTCCAAACTTCCGAAGTTCAGCTTTTTACAAAAAGTGTAGAAGATGAAATTGCCTTTGGTTTGATACAGCTTGGCCTGCCGGACAGTGAGGTACAAAAGCGTGTTGAAAAATATATTCAGCTTCTGCACCTGCAGCCTATCCGCAGGCGGGCACCTTTTAACTTGAGCGGCGGAGAAAAAAAGCGGACCGCACTAGCCGCCGTGCTGGCCATGGAACCACCGGTTCTCATTTTGGATGAACCCATCAGTGGACTGGACGATGAAGGGCAGGAATGGATTACGCGGTTTATTTCCGGCATGAAATCACCGGATAAACTGATGATTGTTGCTACACATAACCGAACTTTTACCCAGCGCATTGCCGACGTGGAAGTACTAATGAACCGTGATCACTGCTTTGAACAGAGCCGGCCGCTGGAAAACGGCGCAGAAACAGAGCTGTAG
- a CDS encoding energy-coupling factor transporter transmembrane component T, with product MKTNLKVMHFISRLMENDAQPKPSKILPALRIFVCILCILLCALAKNAFFVVAVIAVELLRLALQTPNMIRQVLKPVLTAVFFTALFLLPAVFLGSPRTMSTVTLKVFESVLVLSMMNATMTWKEVTDAFRALHAPQIFVFVLDMAVRFLVILGRYSNAILEAVSLRSVGKTNWKTSQTGGILGTTFLKSQQMSQETSEAMACRCFDGEYKSYASRRFCTLDLIYLLLIPALIALFFYSEWMMK from the coding sequence TTGAAAACGAATCTGAAAGTCATGCACTTTATTTCCCGCCTGATGGAAAATGACGCACAGCCAAAGCCCTCAAAAATTCTGCCCGCACTGCGCATCTTTGTATGCATCCTCTGCATTCTTCTGTGTGCGCTCGCTAAAAACGCCTTTTTTGTAGTGGCTGTCATCGCAGTAGAACTGCTGCGGTTGGCACTGCAGACACCCAACATGATTCGGCAGGTACTGAAGCCGGTGCTGACAGCTGTATTCTTTACAGCCCTGTTTCTTCTGCCGGCAGTCTTTCTCGGGTCGCCGCGCACAATGTCCACCGTTACTTTAAAAGTTTTTGAGTCCGTGCTGGTACTGTCTATGATGAATGCCACCATGACCTGGAAAGAAGTCACCGACGCGTTCCGTGCCCTGCACGCACCGCAGATTTTCGTGTTCGTCCTTGACATGGCCGTGCGTTTCCTTGTAATATTAGGCAGGTACAGCAATGCCATTCTGGAGGCAGTTTCCCTGCGCAGCGTGGGAAAAACGAATTGGAAGACCTCACAAACCGGCGGCATTCTCGGGACAACTTTTTTAAAGTCCCAGCAGATGTCACAGGAAACTTCAGAAGCAATGGCGTGCAGATGCTTTGACGGAGAATACAAGAGCTATGCTTCCCGCCGGTTTTGCACGCTTGACTTGATTTATCTGCTGCTGATACCCGCTTTGATTGCACTTTTCTTTTACAGTGAATGGATGATGAAATGA